Proteins from one Phyllobacterium zundukense genomic window:
- a CDS encoding endonuclease domain-containing protein, whose product MKKISSFKIASARKLRAAMTDEERKLWQHLWRIPLEGSHFRRQVPIGPYCADFLSHRLKLVVEVDGFQHGLDNQRRHDLRRTAWLEGEGYRVLRFWTHEIRTELDSVLDTVYAVVQAQKARHPTPDLRSDPPHRGEREAGSGISHLPLDGGGRSEAAGGGENLLPKKLFSWEMRPLCAGRSYHA is encoded by the coding sequence ATGAAAAAAATCTCATCCTTCAAGATTGCTTCTGCCCGAAAGTTACGAGCAGCAATGACTGACGAAGAAAGAAAGCTTTGGCAGCATCTATGGCGCATACCATTGGAAGGTTCGCACTTCAGAAGACAGGTGCCAATTGGACCTTATTGTGCGGATTTTCTTTCGCACCGATTGAAACTGGTTGTCGAAGTCGATGGATTTCAGCACGGATTGGATAACCAGCGTCGCCATGACCTAAGGCGTACTGCTTGGCTCGAAGGCGAAGGATATCGTGTGCTGCGATTTTGGACTCATGAAATCCGAACCGAGTTGGATAGCGTGCTCGATACTGTCTATGCAGTTGTTCAGGCGCAGAAAGCACGACACCCCACCCCGGACCTGCGGTCCGACCCTCCCCATCGAGGGGAGCGTGAGGCGGGCAGTGGCATCTCCCACCTCCCCCTAGATGGGGGAGGTCGCAGCGAAGCTGCGGGTGGGGGCGAAAACCTGCTACCTAAGAAGTTATTTTCCTGGGAAATGCGCCCTCTCTGTGCGGGCAGGAGTTACCATGCCTGA
- a CDS encoding glycosyltransferase, with protein MEILIIILYWLLMISVLIETQNSDEALARTLGGLVGGAVEGILSDVIIIDQGSVDQTHRVADAAGCIFLQDQALIDGFRRARSEWFLFLEPGARLLDGWIEPVAVHAERMQGPACFTRSHTHRRPFLSRVFSPGNPLADGLLISKRQSMALFTPGKKAADIARGLAMKRLRAEIIPAPSKKT; from the coding sequence ATGGAAATTCTTATAATAATACTATATTGGCTCCTGATGATTTCCGTCCTGATTGAAACCCAAAATTCGGATGAGGCTTTGGCGAGGACGCTCGGCGGTCTGGTCGGTGGCGCCGTAGAAGGCATTTTGAGCGATGTGATCATCATCGACCAGGGCTCTGTCGATCAGACCCATCGTGTTGCCGATGCCGCCGGATGCATCTTTCTGCAGGACCAGGCTTTGATCGATGGTTTCAGGCGGGCGCGCAGCGAATGGTTCCTGTTTCTCGAGCCCGGCGCGCGGTTGTTGGATGGGTGGATCGAACCCGTTGCGGTTCATGCGGAACGCATGCAAGGGCCTGCTTGCTTCACCCGGTCGCACACCCACCGCCGGCCGTTTCTGAGCCGTGTATTCTCTCCAGGAAACCCGTTGGCCGATGGGTTGCTCATCTCGAAGCGCCAGTCGATGGCGTTGTTCACTCCCGGGAAAAAGGCCGCCGATATTGCGCGCGGGCTCGCCATGAAACGGCTTCGGGCGGAGATTATTCCGGCCCCGTCAAAGAAGACCTAG
- a CDS encoding tetratricopeptide repeat protein: protein MQRRKLLGSVMGATLAALTVGAASAQAATNTTPTLNAGTLSGAFLSARTAERSNDFDSAISFYRQALAYDPKNTELRQSLMLVLLTNGQFKQALPIAEELKSVPEIERFSRLALGIDALNRKQYRQVDTLMMLSLQSDLDRMITGLVAAWAKAGAGKPNEALSMIDKLQGPEGFTLFKTYNSALIADMAGQKDKAATFYQSAIDDKTNVAAAPDTYERLVEAYASFKMRSGDKDGAQALVKEASDVLSGRMVLAEFGKQIADGKTVKPLIQTAQQGAAEVLYTVATAINRNGGEAFSKLYLQMSLPLRPDHDATLYQLGDISAKLEQSDKAIDYFGKISADSPYSRDAEMQLAINLAILKRNDEAIQHLNGLLKSQPEDMRTYLAIGSIYSQDKNYQMAAETYDRAVGVLKEPTRNDWTIFYQRGIAYERLKQWDKAEPNFLKALELYPDQPQVLNYLGYSWIDMNTKLEQGLDLIKKAVAARPQDGYIVDSLGWAYYRLGRYDDAVAQLEQAVKLRAEDATINDHLGDAYWRAGRKLEATFQWAHARDSKPEPEDLVKIEEKLKSGLPDDKDPGVAKNGPDAPKPPVAPAPAAAPADKKG, encoded by the coding sequence ATGCAGCGTCGTAAATTGCTTGGCTCGGTCATGGGCGCAACGCTCGCTGCGTTAACGGTGGGAGCTGCGTCCGCTCAGGCCGCGACCAACACCACTCCGACATTGAATGCCGGCACTCTTTCCGGCGCGTTCCTTTCCGCGCGTACCGCGGAGCGCAGCAATGATTTCGACAGCGCAATCTCGTTCTACCGGCAGGCGCTGGCGTATGATCCGAAGAACACGGAGCTGCGGCAGAGCCTGATGCTGGTGCTGTTGACCAATGGACAGTTCAAGCAAGCACTGCCAATCGCGGAAGAGCTGAAGTCTGTTCCGGAAATAGAACGGTTTTCTCGGCTGGCTCTCGGTATCGACGCTCTCAACAGGAAGCAATACCGGCAGGTCGATACCCTGATGATGCTGTCGCTGCAATCCGATCTTGATCGCATGATAACCGGGCTCGTTGCGGCGTGGGCCAAGGCGGGCGCTGGCAAGCCGAACGAAGCGCTTTCGATGATCGACAAGTTGCAGGGGCCGGAAGGTTTCACACTTTTCAAGACGTACAATTCCGCACTGATCGCCGATATGGCCGGCCAGAAGGATAAGGCTGCAACGTTCTACCAGAGCGCGATCGACGACAAGACAAATGTTGCTGCAGCACCCGACACCTATGAACGTCTCGTCGAAGCCTATGCGTCATTCAAGATGCGCTCGGGCGACAAGGACGGTGCCCAAGCCTTGGTCAAGGAAGCCTCCGACGTGCTATCCGGCCGCATGGTGCTCGCTGAATTCGGCAAGCAGATTGCTGATGGGAAGACGGTAAAACCACTCATACAAACAGCGCAACAGGGCGCGGCCGAGGTACTTTATACGGTGGCGACTGCTATCAATCGCAATGGCGGCGAAGCTTTCTCCAAGCTCTATTTGCAGATGTCCTTGCCGCTTCGTCCGGATCACGATGCGACGCTCTACCAGCTTGGCGACATCAGCGCCAAGCTTGAACAGTCAGACAAGGCGATTGACTATTTCGGCAAGATTTCTGCGGATTCTCCCTATAGCCGCGATGCCGAAATGCAACTCGCCATCAATCTGGCGATCCTGAAGCGCAATGACGAGGCCATCCAGCACCTCAATGGCCTGCTGAAAAGCCAACCCGAAGATATGCGTACCTATCTCGCGATCGGGAGCATCTACTCGCAAGACAAGAACTATCAGATGGCCGCGGAAACCTATGACCGGGCGGTCGGCGTGCTCAAGGAGCCGACCCGCAACGACTGGACGATTTTCTATCAGCGGGGAATCGCCTACGAGCGCCTGAAACAATGGGACAAGGCCGAGCCGAATTTCCTCAAGGCGCTCGAGCTTTATCCTGACCAGCCGCAGGTGCTGAACTATCTCGGTTATTCGTGGATCGACATGAATACCAAACTCGAGCAGGGGCTTGATCTGATCAAGAAGGCCGTCGCAGCTCGTCCACAGGACGGTTACATCGTTGATTCCCTCGGCTGGGCCTACTACCGCCTTGGCCGTTATGATGATGCTGTGGCCCAACTCGAGCAGGCCGTGAAACTTCGGGCGGAAGATGCAACGATCAACGATCATCTGGGTGATGCCTATTGGCGAGCCGGCCGCAAACTCGAAGCAACGTTCCAATGGGCGCATGCACGGGATTCCAAGCCCGAGCCGGAAGATCTGGTCAAGATCGAGGAAAAGCTGAAGAGCGGCCTTCCCGACGACAAGGATCCGGGCGTCGCCAAGAATGGTCCCGATGCACCGAAGCCGCCTGTTGCACCTGCACCGGCAGCGGCTCCCGCCGACAAGAAGGGCTGA
- a CDS encoding glycine--tRNA ligase subunit alpha — translation MQPTRSFQALILTFHNYWAQHGCVILQPYDMEVGAGTFHPATTLRSLGPKPWKAAYVQPSRRPKDGRYGENPNRLQHYYQYQVIIKPSPPNLQELYLGSLRAIGLDPLLHDIRFVEDDWESPTLGAWGLGWECWCDGMEVSQFTYFQQVCGIECAPVSGELTYGLERLAMYVQGIDNVYDLNFNGLEGDEKVTYGDVFLQAEQEYSRHNFEHANTATLLRHFEDAEAECEALLRAGAPKAGDNSPQHKMVLPAYDQCIKASHAFNLLDARGVISVTERQSYILRVRNLAKACGEAFLLTEAGGMAV, via the coding sequence ATGCAGCCGACCCGATCGTTTCAGGCTCTGATACTCACGTTTCACAATTACTGGGCCCAACATGGCTGCGTGATCCTGCAGCCCTATGACATGGAAGTTGGCGCCGGCACGTTCCATCCGGCAACAACCTTGCGTTCGCTTGGACCAAAGCCATGGAAGGCAGCCTATGTGCAGCCTTCGCGCCGCCCCAAGGACGGCCGCTACGGCGAAAACCCGAACCGCTTGCAGCACTATTACCAGTATCAGGTGATCATCAAGCCATCGCCGCCCAACCTGCAGGAGCTTTATCTCGGCTCTCTACGGGCGATCGGGCTCGATCCGCTGCTGCACGATATCCGTTTTGTCGAGGATGACTGGGAAAGCCCGACCCTCGGCGCCTGGGGACTCGGCTGGGAATGCTGGTGCGACGGCATGGAAGTCTCGCAGTTCACCTATTTCCAGCAGGTCTGCGGCATCGAGTGCGCCCCGGTTTCCGGTGAGCTGACCTACGGCCTGGAACGCCTCGCCATGTATGTGCAGGGTATCGACAACGTCTACGACCTGAACTTCAACGGCCTCGAAGGCGATGAAAAAGTCACCTATGGCGATGTCTTTCTGCAGGCCGAACAGGAATACTCGCGGCACAATTTCGAGCATGCGAACACTGCCACTCTGCTGCGGCATTTCGAGGATGCCGAAGCTGAGTGCGAGGCACTCCTGCGTGCTGGTGCTCCCAAGGCTGGGGACAACAGCCCGCAGCACAAAATGGTGCTGCCGGCCTACGACCAATGCATCAAGGCCTCGCATGCCTTCAATCTTCTCGATGCGCGCGGTGTCATTTCGGTGACCGAGCGCCAGAGCTACATTCTGCGGGTCCGCAACCTCGCCAAGGCATGCGGCGAAGCCTTCCTGCTGACTGAAGCCGGCGGAATGGCAGTTTGA
- a CDS encoding polyprenyl synthetase family protein: MGVVVSLDDKKNSTGSVQPLIDLTGADMARVNELILSKAGSDVEMIPEVANHLISSGGKRLRPMITLAAARMFGYHGDGHVKLATSVEFMHTATLLHDDVVDESDLRRGKRTARMIWGNQASVLVGDFLLGQAFKMMVDVGSLDALDVLATSASVIAEGEVMQLAAAKNLETTEDEYLAVIKAKTAALFSAAAEVGPIIACASRTDRQALRSYGLNLGLAFQLVDDALDYGGNAKDLGKNTGDDFREGKITLPVVLTYRRGTPEERLFWKDALENGANDDKGLEKAKGLMTRYGALSDTIQRARHFGGIARDALAPLDQSPQKDALLEVIDFCISRVN; this comes from the coding sequence TTGGGCGTCGTTGTCAGTCTTGACGATAAGAAGAACAGTACAGGATCGGTGCAGCCGCTGATCGATCTGACCGGCGCCGATATGGCCCGCGTCAACGAACTCATCCTGTCGAAAGCCGGGTCGGACGTCGAGATGATTCCAGAGGTTGCGAACCATCTGATCTCTTCCGGCGGCAAGCGTTTGCGCCCGATGATCACGCTCGCTGCAGCCCGCATGTTCGGCTACCACGGCGATGGCCATGTCAAACTTGCGACCAGCGTCGAATTCATGCACACGGCGACACTGCTGCACGACGATGTTGTTGACGAAAGCGATCTGCGCCGGGGAAAGCGCACGGCGCGCATGATCTGGGGCAACCAGGCGAGCGTTCTGGTCGGTGATTTTCTCTTGGGCCAGGCTTTCAAGATGATGGTCGATGTTGGCTCGCTGGACGCACTTGATGTGCTCGCGACTTCGGCGTCGGTGATTGCTGAAGGCGAAGTAATGCAGCTTGCGGCTGCAAAAAATCTCGAAACCACCGAAGACGAATATCTTGCCGTCATCAAGGCGAAGACGGCAGCGCTTTTTTCTGCGGCCGCTGAAGTTGGACCGATCATCGCTTGCGCGTCGCGGACCGACCGCCAAGCGCTCCGTTCCTATGGTCTCAATCTCGGGCTCGCCTTCCAGCTTGTCGATGATGCTCTGGATTATGGCGGCAACGCCAAGGATCTTGGCAAGAACACTGGCGACGATTTCCGCGAGGGCAAGATTACCCTGCCGGTGGTCCTCACCTACCGGCGCGGAACACCCGAAGAGCGGCTTTTCTGGAAGGATGCGCTCGAGAACGGTGCAAATGACGACAAGGGCCTGGAAAAAGCCAAAGGATTGATGACACGTTATGGTGCGTTGAGTGATACAATACAGCGCGCCCGCCACTTTGGCGGAATCGCCCGGGATGCACTCGCTCCACTCGATCAATCGCCGCAGAAGGATGCGCTTCTCGAAGTCATCGACTTCTGCATCAGCCGGGTCAATTGA
- the moaB gene encoding molybdenum cofactor biosynthesis protein B yields MARIDETRPFVPVKIAVLTVSDTRTLEDDKSGTTLSERLLAAGHILAERTIVTDDAEKIRDRVLSWSKDPQIDAIITTGGTGFTGRDVTPEALEPIFEKRMDGFSEVFHRISYDKIGTSTIQSRATGGVVNATFVFVLPGSPGACRDAWDNILQYQLDYRHMPCNFVEIMPRLDEHLTRGGKG; encoded by the coding sequence TTGGCCCGGATCGATGAGACACGACCTTTTGTACCCGTCAAGATCGCCGTTCTGACGGTATCCGATACCCGCACGCTCGAAGATGACAAGTCGGGAACCACTTTGTCCGAGAGGCTTCTCGCCGCAGGTCATATATTGGCAGAGCGCACCATCGTTACCGATGACGCCGAAAAAATTCGGGATCGCGTGCTTTCGTGGTCAAAGGACCCGCAAATCGACGCGATCATCACCACCGGCGGCACCGGCTTTACGGGCCGCGATGTTACCCCGGAAGCGCTCGAGCCGATCTTCGAAAAGCGCATGGACGGCTTTTCCGAAGTGTTCCACCGCATTTCCTATGACAAGATCGGCACTTCGACCATTCAATCACGGGCAACCGGCGGCGTCGTCAATGCGACCTTCGTTTTCGTGCTGCCGGGTTCGCCCGGCGCCTGCAGGGACGCTTGGGATAATATTCTGCAATACCAGCTGGATTACCGGCATATGCCGTGCAATTTCGTCGAGATCATGCCGCGGCTGGATGAACATCTGACGCGCGGCGGCAAGGGCTAG
- a CDS encoding 4-(cytidine 5'-diphospho)-2-C-methyl-D-erythritol kinase has protein sequence MSMLDSVERTISLIAPAKINLALHVTGRRDDGYHLLDSLVVFAHIGDKVSVKRAPVDSFEVSGRFGCALPSDETNLVLKARNALRARFPDKAAPVAIHLEKHLPIASGIGGGSSDAAATLRALTALWGIETNELAAIGLTLGADVPMCLHGQPLIARGIGEEIEGVDDFPHVPMVLVNSGGATSTPQVFSALINRDNQPLPGLPRLTTVHDVCIYLGQTHNHLFSAAEKLSPAIGYAMQALRNTDPRLVRMSGSGGTCFAIYGSDQEAEAAAAALKRAQPGWFVVATHNGGVDLGPDR, from the coding sequence ATTTCAATGCTGGACAGTGTAGAGCGTACGATCAGCCTGATCGCCCCCGCCAAAATCAATCTTGCCCTGCATGTCACCGGGCGCAGGGATGATGGTTATCATCTGCTCGACAGCCTCGTCGTGTTTGCGCATATCGGCGACAAGGTGAGCGTGAAGCGAGCGCCGGTCGATTCCTTCGAAGTGTCAGGCCGCTTTGGATGCGCCTTGCCCTCTGATGAAACCAACCTCGTACTCAAGGCAAGGAACGCTCTGCGCGCCCGGTTTCCCGACAAGGCCGCTCCTGTTGCCATTCATCTTGAAAAACACCTGCCAATCGCTTCCGGTATTGGCGGCGGATCGAGTGATGCCGCGGCAACGTTACGGGCACTGACAGCGCTCTGGGGTATCGAAACGAACGAGCTGGCTGCAATCGGTCTGACCCTGGGCGCAGATGTCCCAATGTGTCTGCATGGCCAGCCATTGATTGCACGGGGCATCGGCGAGGAAATCGAAGGCGTCGACGATTTCCCGCATGTGCCGATGGTCCTCGTTAACAGTGGTGGAGCGACCTCAACCCCTCAAGTCTTTTCGGCACTTATAAACCGCGACAACCAGCCTCTTCCCGGGCTGCCCAGGCTCACCACCGTTCACGATGTCTGCATCTATCTCGGGCAGACGCACAACCATCTCTTTTCAGCTGCTGAAAAGCTCAGTCCGGCAATCGGCTATGCCATGCAGGCGTTGCGTAACACGGATCCTCGACTGGTGCGTATGTCCGGTTCGGGCGGCACCTGCTTTGCAATTTACGGCAGCGACCAGGAGGCCGAAGCTGCTGCAGCGGCGCTCAAGCGGGCTCAGCCGGGTTGGTTCGTTGTTGCCACACACAATGGAGGAGTTGATCTTGGCCCGGATCGATGA
- a CDS encoding tRNA1(Val) (adenine(37)-N6)-methyltransferase produces MLADASQTKDAFHRGRFYLLQPVAKGHRSGVDAMILASVVPTDFAGRVADLGAGAGAAGLAVLSRCNGSTAVLIERSDFMAEFARNSLALPENSAFSGRAEVLQADVTLTGKTRNAAGLADNSFDFVIMNPPFNQPSDRATPDPIKAEAHVMTKDMMEKWVRTAAAIVKPGGSIGIIARPTSITDLLDALEGRFGGLIIVPVQPRPQDAAIRIVIKGIRGSRAGLSLYPALVLHYETGNAFTERAIAINNGLASLF; encoded by the coding sequence ATGCTTGCCGATGCCTCACAGACGAAGGACGCGTTTCATCGCGGCAGATTTTACCTGTTGCAACCCGTGGCAAAAGGGCACCGCTCCGGTGTGGACGCGATGATCCTCGCCAGCGTGGTCCCGACCGATTTTGCCGGGCGGGTCGCCGACCTTGGCGCCGGTGCCGGTGCAGCAGGCCTTGCGGTGCTCTCCCGCTGCAATGGCTCCACGGCCGTCTTGATCGAACGATCGGACTTCATGGCTGAATTCGCGCGCAATTCGCTGGCGCTGCCTGAAAACAGCGCATTTTCCGGCCGTGCCGAAGTACTTCAGGCCGACGTGACGTTGACAGGCAAGACCCGTAATGCCGCCGGACTTGCTGACAACAGCTTTGATTTCGTCATCATGAACCCACCCTTCAATCAGCCCAGCGACCGCGCGACGCCCGACCCGATAAAGGCGGAGGCGCATGTCATGACCAAGGACATGATGGAAAAATGGGTGAGGACAGCCGCCGCCATCGTAAAGCCCGGCGGATCGATCGGGATCATCGCGCGACCCACATCGATAACGGATTTGCTCGATGCTCTTGAGGGACGTTTTGGCGGGCTGATCATTGTTCCCGTGCAGCCAAGACCACAGGACGCCGCCATTCGCATTGTCATCAAGGGTATCAGGGGAAGCCGGGCGGGACTCTCGCTCTATCCTGCCCTTGTCTTGCACTATGAAACCGGAAATGCATTCACCGAGCGGGCAATTGCCATCAACAATGGATTGGCGTCGCTTTTTTAG
- a CDS encoding DUF2007 domain-containing protein, which translates to MIEILRTNDPVLISFVESLLKEAKINHFVADSNMSILEGSLGILGRRIMVDGDREKEVRQLLIDAGIERELRD; encoded by the coding sequence ATGATTGAAATACTGCGCACAAATGATCCGGTTTTAATCTCTTTTGTCGAGTCCCTGCTGAAGGAAGCGAAGATAAACCACTTCGTTGCCGATTCGAACATGAGCATTCTGGAGGGTTCGCTCGGTATTCTCGGGCGCCGCATCATGGTTGATGGCGACCGCGAAAAAGAAGTGCGACAATTGCTCATAGACGCCGGTATCGAACGGGAGCTTCGCGACTGA
- a CDS encoding PA0069 family radical SAM protein — MNIVVQADKAAFGQGRAQHTNALIEEAGLRVDHQRRRGRGAGINPTGRFEAETRHVYDDGWETIEDLPPFKTDVQVEKPRTIITRNDSPDISFDRSINPYRGCEHGCIYCFARPTHTYMGLSAGLDFESKLFAKPDAAKMLDKELSKPGYTAKTIAIGTNTDPYQPVEKKWRIMRDILQVLEAHQHPVGIVTKSALVVRDQDILARMAEKGLAKVALSVTSLDGKLARTMEPRASTPTRRLQALRSLSDAGIPVSVMVAPIIPGLNDHEVERILDSAHAMGAKEAGYVLLRLPLEVSPIFKDWLLRNYPDRYRHVLSLVRSMRGGKDYDAEWGKRMRGEGPYAWQIGRRFEIAAKRLGINVDKRRLRTDLFKSTPGSEQLSLL, encoded by the coding sequence ATGAACATTGTGGTGCAAGCAGACAAGGCTGCCTTTGGTCAGGGCCGTGCACAACATACGAACGCGCTGATTGAAGAAGCGGGCTTGCGGGTTGACCATCAACGGCGGCGCGGTCGTGGGGCCGGCATCAATCCAACCGGCAGGTTCGAAGCAGAAACGCGCCATGTCTACGACGATGGCTGGGAAACCATCGAGGATCTGCCACCTTTCAAGACCGACGTTCAGGTGGAAAAGCCGCGCACGATCATTACCCGAAATGACTCGCCGGATATCAGTTTCGACCGTTCGATCAATCCCTATCGCGGCTGCGAGCACGGCTGCATCTATTGTTTCGCTCGACCGACCCACACCTATATGGGTCTTTCGGCAGGACTGGATTTCGAATCCAAGCTGTTTGCCAAACCCGATGCAGCGAAGATGCTGGATAAGGAATTGTCCAAGCCCGGCTATACCGCAAAGACAATTGCGATCGGCACGAACACTGATCCCTATCAGCCTGTGGAAAAGAAATGGCGTATCATGCGGGACATCCTGCAGGTGCTGGAGGCGCATCAACATCCCGTTGGAATCGTTACGAAATCCGCCTTGGTTGTGCGAGATCAGGATATTCTTGCACGCATGGCAGAAAAAGGCCTCGCCAAGGTTGCGCTTTCGGTGACATCGCTCGATGGCAAGCTTGCGCGTACGATGGAGCCCCGCGCCTCAACCCCGACGCGGCGCTTGCAGGCGCTTCGCAGTCTCTCGGATGCCGGTATCCCCGTAAGCGTGATGGTTGCCCCTATCATTCCCGGCCTCAATGACCATGAGGTCGAACGTATTCTCGACAGTGCCCACGCCATGGGCGCCAAAGAGGCTGGTTATGTGCTTTTGCGCCTGCCGCTGGAGGTCAGCCCGATCTTCAAAGACTGGCTGCTCCGCAACTATCCGGACCGCTATCGCCACGTTCTTTCGCTTGTCCGGTCAATGCGAGGTGGCAAGGATTACGATGCGGAATGGGGTAAACGCATGCGCGGTGAAGGACCTTATGCCTGGCAGATCGGCAGGCGATTTGAAATAGCTGCCAAGCGGCTTGGCATCAATGTGGACAAGCGCCGGCTGCGGACGGACTTGTTCAAGTCCACACCCGGAAGCGAACAATTATCGCTATTGTAA
- a CDS encoding F0F1 ATP synthase subunit B — translation MFVSSANAASTTETVAQTDTHGAAETAVPGATPDAHAAETHTETGVPHQQGVFPPFDSSHFASQILWLAVTFAAFYLFLSRVVLPRIGGIIETRRDRIATDLDQAARMKQDSDDAFAAYEQELADAKKKAGGIAQTARDDAKAKADAEQADISAALEKKLSDAEASIAAIKDKAMKEVGTIAEDTASEIVKKILGGSIDKASISAAVKAVRG, via the coding sequence ATGTTTGTGTCTTCGGCGAACGCCGCATCCACAACGGAAACAGTCGCTCAGACCGATACGCATGGTGCAGCCGAAACGGCCGTACCGGGCGCGACGCCTGACGCCCACGCAGCAGAGACGCACACTGAAACCGGCGTGCCGCATCAGCAAGGTGTTTTCCCGCCCTTCGACTCCAGCCATTTTGCATCGCAGATTCTCTGGCTGGCAGTGACATTCGCCGCATTTTATCTATTCCTGTCGCGGGTGGTGCTGCCACGCATCGGCGGTATCATCGAAACGCGTCGTGATCGCATCGCGACCGATCTCGATCAGGCTGCGCGCATGAAGCAGGACTCGGATGACGCCTTTGCTGCCTACGAGCAGGAACTGGCCGACGCCAAGAAGAAGGCCGGTGGCATTGCCCAGACCGCCCGTGATGACGCAAAGGCGAAAGCCGACGCCGAACAGGCCGACATTTCGGCAGCCCTCGAGAAGAAATTGAGCGACGCCGAAGCCAGCATTGCCGCCATCAAGGACAAGGCGATGAAGGAAGTCGGAACGATTGCGGAAGATACTGCAAGCGAGATCGTCAAGAAGATCCTCGGCGGTAGCATCGACAAGGCAAGCATATCCGCCGCGGTCAAAGCTGTTCGGGGCTGA
- a CDS encoding S49 family peptidase gives MARFIRKLLPRRWRPDYQEIPVVRLHGVIMSGGGPFRQNLSLASTAAVLEKAFGEKDAPAVAISINSPGGSPVQSRLIYRRIRDLATEKNKKVYMFVEDVAASGGYMIAIAGDEIIADPSSIVGSIGVVSASFGFTDLIKKIGVERRVHTAGKNKATLDPFRPENKEDIEHLKALQLEIHETFINLVKERRGEKLSENPDLFTGLFWTGTRGVELGLVDGLGDIRSYLQSQYGPKTRLKLITQPRGMFGRKIPSTETRIEALGANLANGVVSAVEERALWSRFGL, from the coding sequence TTGGCTCGATTTATCCGGAAATTATTGCCCCGTCGCTGGCGGCCCGACTATCAGGAAATTCCGGTTGTTCGCCTGCACGGCGTCATCATGTCTGGCGGCGGTCCGTTCCGGCAAAATCTCTCACTTGCATCGACGGCAGCTGTCCTGGAGAAGGCTTTTGGAGAAAAAGACGCACCAGCTGTCGCAATCTCCATCAATTCCCCGGGTGGATCGCCGGTTCAATCCCGTCTGATCTACCGGCGCATTCGCGATCTGGCCACGGAGAAGAACAAGAAAGTCTACATGTTCGTCGAGGATGTCGCCGCCTCGGGAGGTTATATGATCGCTATAGCCGGCGATGAGATCATAGCCGACCCCTCATCCATCGTCGGTTCTATTGGCGTTGTCTCGGCAAGTTTCGGATTCACCGACCTCATCAAGAAAATCGGCGTTGAACGCCGCGTCCATACAGCGGGAAAGAACAAGGCAACGCTTGATCCGTTCCGGCCCGAAAACAAGGAAGACATCGAGCACTTGAAGGCGCTTCAGCTCGAAATTCACGAGACTTTCATCAATCTCGTCAAGGAGCGGCGGGGAGAGAAACTAAGCGAAAATCCCGACCTGTTCACGGGTCTGTTCTGGACAGGGACGCGGGGCGTTGAACTTGGACTTGTCGATGGTCTTGGCGATATAAGATCGTATCTGCAGTCACAATACGGCCCAAAGACCCGGCTAAAACTGATCACGCAGCCACGGGGCATGTTCGGACGCAAAATTCCGTCTACCGAAACCAGAATTGAGGCGCTTGGAGCCAATCTGGCCAATGGTGTAGTCAGTGCTGTCGAGGAAAGGGCGCTTTGGTCGCGATTTGGGTTATGA
- a CDS encoding F0F1 ATP synthase subunit B, which translates to MEFDATFYALVGLVIFLALMIYLKVPAVVNKSLDGRADKIRDELEEARRLREEAQSLLAEFQRKRKEAEKEAGEIVAAAEREAHGLLEEAKQKTEEYVARRKKLAEQKIAQAETEAVNEVRASAVDIAVAAASHILGNKVDAKTSADFFKSSLTEVKSRLN; encoded by the coding sequence ATGGAATTCGACGCAACATTCTATGCCTTGGTCGGTCTCGTCATCTTCCTGGCGCTGATGATCTATCTCAAGGTTCCGGCAGTCGTTAACAAATCGCTTGACGGTCGCGCTGATAAAATTCGCGACGAGCTTGAAGAAGCCCGCCGCCTGCGCGAGGAAGCACAATCCCTGCTTGCGGAATTCCAGCGCAAGCGCAAGGAAGCCGAAAAGGAAGCGGGCGAGATCGTGGCTGCTGCCGAGCGTGAAGCGCATGGCCTTCTCGAAGAAGCCAAGCAGAAAACCGAAGAATATGTGGCGCGCCGCAAAAAGCTCGCCGAACAGAAGATCGCTCAGGCCGAGACCGAAGCCGTCAACGAAGTTCGGGCCTCCGCCGTCGATATCGCTGTCGCCGCGGCCAGCCATATTCTTGGCAACAAGGTGGATGCCAAGACATCGGCTGACTTCTTCAAGTCATCGCTAACTGAAGTAAAATCCCGACTGAACTAA